A window of Passer domesticus isolate bPasDom1 chromosome 18, bPasDom1.hap1, whole genome shotgun sequence contains these coding sequences:
- the BRD3OS gene encoding putative uncharacterized protein BRD3OS, whose protein sequence is MSEPVMNGRVPLPEKALSEGYARLRYRDTSLLIWQQQQQKLESAPPNTYLSRSRSMWYSQYGNEAILVRDKNKLDVSRDTGQSKFCAIM, encoded by the coding sequence ATGAGCGAGCCGGTGATGAACGGGAGGGTGCCCCTGCCCGAGAAAGCCCTGTCCGAGGGCTACGCCCGCCTGAGGTACAGGGACACGTCCCTGctcatctggcagcagcagcagcagaaactgGAGTCAGCTCCCCCCAACACCTACCTGAGCCGCAGCAGGAGCATGTGGTACTCGCAGTACGGCAACGAAGCCATCCTGGTGCGGGACAAAAACAAGCTGGATGTCTCCAGGGACACGGGGCAGTCCAAGTTTTGTGCTATTATGTAA